In Erigeron canadensis isolate Cc75 chromosome 8, C_canadensis_v1, whole genome shotgun sequence, the DNA window TACCTAATgactattaaaataaataaataaatacaacagAAATCCAATAGTGCTTGATAACCAACCCATTATGCACAGAGCCGGTTTAACCTTTTTGGTGGCCTTAAACGGAACCATATTTGGGGGCCCTTTTCAAGTCTATGCAAAAAGCTATTCTTTTTTATTCGGACTCGAAGTCTTTTCCATTTTTGAATGAAACAAATCACAAAATCTGTAGAAAACTTTagagtacaaaaataaaaatactgaTTCGTAGGAATGGTGAACCACCTAAATCAGCCGCACTTGGAACTTCGAATTATAAAGATTCTTAGTCTTCGAAATTGTGAACCACAAAAACAATAAAGTCGGACTAACTGCGCTAAGTTGGGCTTGAAATTGTGAACCATAGATTGAGATTTTCATTTTGACTTAGGGTCGTGGTGTGTGTTTTTCCAACTATATGGGgttgttagttttattttatatgctttctttatatatttataacaattaTTCATTTACTCTTGTGGTAACAAGACTTTACATTATTTGATCTAAAAACTGAAAGtccgaaaattaaaaaatttaagggcCTTAAAAAAGTGGAGGCCTAAAGTTATTGCTTGGCCCACTAAAGCTATTGAGCCGGCAGTGATTATGCATGGGCCCTTACCAATTTTGTTCAAATCAACGTGATAACAAGTAAATCATATAACAGTACTATGGTTAAAGAAACATAAATTCGCGATTTAAAATGTTGATATCCACTTTTATGTTGTATGTCCCCAACACTAAAATGTACTATTACACGAAATCCAAAAATGTGCGTAATATTTCATAAATGTTGTCTACATATGTATAGTTACTCTTTAAAAACTGAACAAACTTACAAAGTAGTAGTATTAACTAACAAGAAAGTATGTAGGAGTCAGTTATTCAGTTTacattcatcatttcatatttgCAAATTGCAATTTAAGTCAAAGAACTATCAAcaatattttcaactttttctGCTCATCATAACCATTCTTTAGTAATCAAACAACCTGCAAGAAGTCTTCttgtttacaaaaaaaaaaagaattggtCCTAAAgtcaacaaaaattaaaatttgttatcATTTTATCATGACGTTGCAGTTTAACAGAACtaatctaaaaaataaaaaggcaaAAAAGCTTTAAACTAACACCCTCAACTTGTCTAACTCAAAACAgaaaaacaatatgaaaacaacCCAAAAATTCTTGGAAACCACTTGTTCTTCTCCTTCATAAAATCCTATTTATGCCTTCTTAAAATCTCTACTCTTCCATACAACACCTTTGAAACTTTATAGCCCACAAAAATATCCTTACATTGTTAATTGTTATAGAAGTTTTAATGGAAAGTAACTTAAGCAAGAACGATTATGAAGAGCAAATAGAATTGCCTCCAGGTTTTCGGTTTCGTCCCACGGATGATGAGCTAATAATTCACTACTTATACAAAAAAGTTTTTGATGCTTCTTTTGTCAGCCAAGCCATTGGAGACGTTGATTTGAATAAATTCGAGCCGTGGGATCTTCCATGTAAGTTCTTGATCATGCATcaaatttttgttgttttgaaagtttatgtttttttttcttattttgctGATTTTGAACTTATGGTTGGAATTGAAGTGAAGGCAAAATTCGGTGAAAAAGAATGGTATTTCTTTTGTGTAAGAGATAGAAAATACCCCACTGGTATGAGGACTAATAGAGCTACAGAAATGGGGTATTGGAAGGCTACAGGGAAAGATAAAGAGATTTATAAAGCGAAAACGCTTATAGGGATGAAGAAAACACTTGTGTTCTATAAAGGTAGAGCACCAAAAGGCGAAAAGACTAATTGGATCATGCATGAATTTAGATTAGAAGGCAAACTAGCCTTTGAAAATCTCTCAAAATCAACAAATAAGGTAACATTTGTTCTGTTTTTGCTCTGTTTTTACCCTGTTTTCGTTCTGTTTTTACCCGTTTTTGTTCTGTTATATGCTCATTTTTTGCTATGTTTTTTATAGGGCGAGTGGGTAATTAGTAAGGTTTTCGAAAAAAATTGTGGAGGGAAAAAGATTCCGGCATCTGGGGTTCCATGTATGAATTATGATTGCTATGAAGATGAACTTGATTCTTCAAATTTGCCTCAATTGATGGACATTTCGAGCTCCAAAAGTGAACCAATCTTTGATGCTATCCAAGAAAACAAGCCTAAAACCGAGGACTTGATTGAAAGTTTCAACAAATCAATTGAATTTACGCCTTCCATGaatgataatctttttttgtTTCCAAATGCTCAAATGCTTCAAAACATTGAATACTTGCAGTACCAAGACCCTTCGGTCCTAAGGTTCTTGATGAATGACGATAATCGTACAAAC includes these proteins:
- the LOC122610013 gene encoding NAC domain-containing protein 92-like, yielding MESNLSKNDYEEQIELPPGFRFRPTDDELIIHYLYKKVFDASFVSQAIGDVDLNKFEPWDLPLKAKFGEKEWYFFCVRDRKYPTGMRTNRATEMGYWKATGKDKEIYKAKTLIGMKKTLVFYKGRAPKGEKTNWIMHEFRLEGKLAFENLSKSTNKGEWVISKVFEKNCGGKKIPASGVPCMNYDCYEDELDSSNLPQLMDISSSKSEPIFDAIQENKPKTEDLIESFNKSIEFTPSMNDNLFLFPNAQMLQNIEYLQYQDPSVLRFLMNDDNRTNTRQIQKIQFENDQNYTMDSVGAENVDCLWNY